From Leifsonia sp. fls2-241-R2A-40a, one genomic window encodes:
- a CDS encoding diacylglycerol kinase family protein — translation MTATSRAVVVAVNPMASFGHRRDVGPRVVDRLREAGHRVVAMDEANIELLRRETARALEGPADALVVVGGDGMANLGIDLVAESGIPLGIVPSGTGNDLADGLGIPVNDTEAAIDRLLEALQREPRTIDAGTIRHGELTTWFGCVVSAGFDATVNERANLMTRPRGRSRYIFALLRELATLHPRPYRIHADGRLLEVDAMLVSIANNRSLGGGMRIVPDADLADGRLELFIVARMSRIRFLRMFPKVFRGEHTGLPEVTILPVTSVRVEADDIVAYADGERIGPLPIEVTVAPGALRVLA, via the coding sequence GTGACTGCAACTTCGCGGGCCGTCGTCGTCGCGGTCAACCCCATGGCGTCCTTCGGGCACCGCCGTGACGTCGGGCCCCGTGTGGTCGACCGCCTCCGGGAGGCCGGCCATCGGGTCGTGGCGATGGACGAGGCCAACATCGAGCTGCTGCGCCGAGAGACCGCGCGGGCCCTGGAGGGGCCGGCCGATGCGCTCGTCGTGGTCGGTGGGGACGGGATGGCGAACCTCGGCATCGACCTCGTCGCCGAGAGCGGCATCCCGCTCGGCATCGTCCCGAGCGGGACCGGAAACGACCTCGCCGACGGCCTCGGCATCCCGGTGAACGACACCGAGGCGGCGATCGACCGTCTGCTCGAGGCCCTGCAGCGCGAACCGCGGACGATCGACGCGGGCACCATCCGCCACGGCGAGCTCACGACGTGGTTTGGCTGCGTCGTCTCCGCCGGGTTCGACGCCACCGTCAACGAGCGCGCCAACCTCATGACCCGTCCCCGCGGCCGGAGCCGCTACATCTTCGCGCTGCTGCGCGAGTTGGCCACGCTCCATCCGCGCCCGTACCGCATCCACGCCGACGGCCGCCTCCTCGAGGTGGATGCGATGCTCGTCTCCATCGCCAACAACCGTTCCCTGGGTGGCGGGATGCGGATCGTCCCGGACGCCGACCTCGCCGACGGCCGGCTCGAGCTCTTCATCGTCGCGCGCATGTCCCGGATCCGCTTCCTCCGCATGTTCCCGAAGGTGTTCCGCGGCGAGCACACGGGCCTGCCCGAGGTGACGATCCTGCCGGTGACCAGCGTGCGTGTCGAGGCCGACGACATCGTCGCCTATGCCGACGGCGAGCGCATCGGCCCCCTCCCGATCGAGGTCACCGTCGCGCCCGGCGCACTCCGTGTCCTCGCCTGA
- a CDS encoding deoxyribodipyrimidine photo-lyase, with protein sequence MSGERSTTTSSTTASTDSRDDGPAVVWFRDDLRVADNPALSAAARSGRPVLCVFVWDDETPDLRVPGAASRWWLHHSLAALTESLERLGAGLTILRGPSERVMTDLLETAGAAAVFWNRRYGGVERHIDEAIKSAARDAGREATSFAANLLFEPWTIRTGQGTAFSVYTPFWRACLSAPEPRKPGPAPDSLRGAQAPSTLQTVTLDDLGLLPTHPDWAAGLREAWVPGEEAAHEQLERFLAEDVGDYREQRDVPGVDATSRLSPRLRWGELSPHQVWHATAERRDRSTAQGASTFLSEVGWREFAYHTLFEHPDLATVNIHREYDSFPWPPLDDSALRAWHQGRTGIPLVDAGMRELWTTGVMHNRVRMVTASFLIKNLLIDWRLGEQWFWDTLVDADPANNAFNWQWIAGSGADAAPYFRVFNPELQREKFDAHGDYVRRWVPEWDTEEYPEPIVDLKETRRAALAAYDAVKRSR encoded by the coding sequence GTGAGCGGCGAGCGCAGCACGACGACGAGCAGCACCACGGCGAGCACCGACTCCCGCGACGACGGCCCGGCCGTCGTCTGGTTCCGCGACGATCTCCGGGTTGCCGACAACCCGGCGCTCTCCGCCGCCGCCCGATCGGGTCGCCCGGTGCTGTGCGTCTTCGTCTGGGACGACGAGACGCCCGACCTCCGCGTTCCGGGCGCCGCGAGCCGCTGGTGGCTGCACCACAGCCTCGCCGCGCTCACCGAATCGCTCGAACGCCTCGGCGCTGGCCTGACGATCCTCCGCGGGCCGAGCGAACGGGTCATGACCGACCTCCTGGAGACCGCGGGCGCGGCCGCGGTCTTCTGGAATCGCCGCTACGGAGGCGTCGAGCGACACATCGACGAGGCGATCAAGTCGGCTGCCCGCGATGCCGGCCGTGAGGCGACGAGCTTCGCGGCGAACCTGCTGTTCGAGCCGTGGACGATCCGCACGGGACAGGGCACCGCCTTCTCGGTCTACACGCCGTTCTGGCGGGCATGCTTGTCGGCTCCTGAGCCGCGCAAGCCCGGGCCCGCACCCGACTCGCTCCGCGGGGCGCAGGCGCCGTCGACGTTGCAGACGGTGACTCTCGACGATCTCGGTCTCCTGCCGACCCATCCCGACTGGGCGGCCGGACTCCGGGAGGCGTGGGTGCCCGGCGAGGAGGCGGCGCACGAGCAGCTGGAGCGCTTCCTCGCGGAGGATGTGGGCGACTACCGCGAGCAGCGCGACGTGCCCGGCGTGGATGCGACGTCGCGGCTTTCCCCGCGCCTCCGCTGGGGAGAGTTGAGCCCGCACCAGGTGTGGCACGCCACGGCGGAGCGGCGCGACCGCTCGACCGCGCAGGGCGCCTCGACCTTCCTCTCCGAGGTGGGCTGGCGCGAGTTCGCCTACCACACGCTCTTCGAGCACCCGGACCTTGCGACCGTGAACATCCATCGCGAGTACGACTCCTTCCCGTGGCCCCCGCTGGACGATTCAGCGCTCCGGGCCTGGCATCAGGGTCGCACCGGCATCCCGCTGGTGGACGCCGGGATGCGGGAACTGTGGACAACCGGTGTCATGCACAACCGTGTGCGCATGGTCACGGCGTCCTTCCTGATCAAGAACCTGCTGATCGACTGGCGTCTCGGCGAGCAGTGGTTCTGGGACACCCTGGTGGACGCCGACCCGGCGAACAACGCCTTCAACTGGCAGTGGATCGCCGGCAGCGGCGCCGACGCGGCGCCCTACTTCCGCGTGTTCAACCCCGAGCTGCAGCGCGAGAAGTTCGACGCGCACGGCGACTACGTGCGGCGCTGGGTGCCCGAATGGGACACCGAGGAGTACCCCGAGCCGATCGTCGACCTCAAGGAGACCCGCCGCGCCGCCCTGGCCGCCTACGACGCGGTCAAGCGCTCCCGCTGA
- a CDS encoding metal-dependent hydrolase, whose translation MSLPSIDTAVTYPDGDLTSTGAVLHVEPLADGRAAVILDRTAFHPVDPVWPDQPADAGVLSAGGRTYDIVDAVVGATDGTVLHVGDAPVRTGTEGWAFVVCHLVDDPAGLAEGDAVTISVDAARRHALSAGHTACHLASLALNEALSGLWTKEVTVDGRGRPNFDQLAISSSRILEGGSIDEYRIGKSLRKKGFAAADLAAQLDEVEAAANRALAGWLATGAPVSIAREGGRLGLGDRRYWRAELPEGVVEIPCGGTHLRSLGELTEARVQLELSEAEGALALTMRTTARIA comes from the coding sequence ATGAGCCTCCCCAGCATCGACACAGCCGTCACGTATCCCGACGGCGACCTCACCTCGACCGGTGCCGTCCTTCACGTCGAGCCGCTCGCCGACGGTCGAGCCGCGGTCATCCTCGACCGCACGGCCTTCCACCCGGTGGACCCGGTGTGGCCGGATCAGCCGGCCGACGCCGGCGTCCTGTCCGCAGGTGGTCGCACGTACGACATCGTGGATGCGGTCGTCGGCGCCACGGACGGGACCGTGCTGCACGTCGGGGATGCGCCCGTGCGGACCGGAACAGAGGGGTGGGCGTTCGTCGTCTGCCATCTCGTCGACGACCCGGCCGGACTCGCGGAGGGCGACGCCGTGACGATCAGCGTGGATGCCGCCCGACGCCACGCGCTGTCCGCCGGTCATACCGCCTGTCACCTGGCGTCGCTCGCACTCAACGAGGCGCTGTCAGGACTGTGGACGAAAGAGGTCACGGTCGATGGGCGCGGTCGCCCCAACTTCGACCAGCTCGCGATCAGCAGCTCGCGCATCCTGGAGGGCGGTTCGATCGACGAGTACCGGATCGGCAAGAGCCTGCGCAAGAAGGGCTTTGCCGCTGCCGATCTCGCCGCACAGCTCGACGAGGTCGAGGCGGCCGCGAACCGGGCGCTCGCCGGCTGGCTCGCGACCGGCGCTCCGGTGTCGATAGCGCGCGAGGGCGGACGGCTCGGTCTGGGCGACCGTCGGTACTGGCGCGCCGAACTGCCGGAGGGCGTGGTGGAGATCCCGTGCGGCGGCACGCACCTGCGGTCACTGGGGGAGCTGACCGAGGCCCGGGTGCAGCTGGAGCTGTCGGAGGCGGAGGGTGCGCTCGCGCTCACGATGCGGACCACGGCCCGCATCGCCTGA
- a CDS encoding MBL fold metallo-hydrolase, which produces MRLTKFEHSGLLLEQDGQKLFVDPGSFTSPLTDTANAVAVVITHEHPDHWTPEQLKRVLDLSPDATIYGPAGVAAAATDFDVTVVNPGDTVEVGAFTLRFFGGRHAVIHESIPVVDNVGVLVNDTLYYAGDSFSIPEGVEVDVLAAPAGAPWMKIAESMEYVLAVKPKRSFPIHEMVLSRAGKDMSNARLSWATEQNGGTFSPLEPGDSLDL; this is translated from the coding sequence ATGAGACTCACCAAGTTCGAACACTCCGGACTCCTGCTCGAGCAGGACGGGCAGAAGCTGTTCGTCGACCCCGGAAGCTTCACCTCCCCCCTGACCGACACTGCGAACGCCGTCGCGGTGGTCATCACCCACGAGCACCCCGACCACTGGACGCCGGAGCAGCTGAAGCGCGTGCTCGACCTCTCCCCCGACGCGACGATCTACGGGCCGGCCGGCGTCGCCGCAGCGGCGACGGACTTCGACGTCACGGTGGTGAACCCGGGCGATACTGTCGAGGTCGGTGCCTTCACGCTCCGCTTCTTCGGGGGCAGGCACGCCGTCATCCACGAGAGCATCCCGGTCGTCGACAACGTCGGGGTGCTGGTGAACGACACCCTCTACTACGCCGGCGACTCCTTCTCGATCCCCGAGGGCGTCGAGGTGGATGTGCTGGCGGCCCCGGCGGGCGCGCCCTGGATGAAGATCGCGGAGAGCATGGAGTACGTCCTCGCCGTCAAGCCCAAGCGGAGCTTCCCCATCCATGAGATGGTGCTCTCGCGCGCCGGCAAGGACATGTCGAACGCTCGCCTGAGCTGGGCCACCGAGCAGAACGGCGGCACCTTCTCGCCGCTGGAGCCCGGCGACTCGCTCGACCTCTGA
- a CDS encoding diguanylate cyclase, whose product MTRADAISPADLYDRVPCGLVTVTANGRIIRANETFRAWTGLGGDRLLGMPLTDLLEPGARIFHETRFLPILQLKGEVREVALSIRTSQDAGLPVLVNAVVDAAGDEPLTHIAVFDASLRQDYERQLLAARRIAESSEARTRVLQNATTAFGASETIDGLAQALATSVHTGLGATAAAVELGGHAAQVVGASLDDALLPEVLADRMRDRSPDDETVLLVSARDAADTAGTPAALRAARLDTVLLAPLVSGGTTVGTLACYFARRPDLDESTTDLVRSLSRQAVQTFARLQLQAQLAVLALYDPLTGLANRNLLREHLAKSIEAALERNEPLSLIFVDLDDFKSINDDLDHTAGDTVLKLIAARLAGAVRGDDLVGRFGGDEFIIVCRNTDFERASVVAERVRLAIRQPLAADGWQRTITASVGVTVRPAGSARPLVGSDLFRVADRAMYRSKAQGKDQVSVIAL is encoded by the coding sequence GTGACCCGAGCCGACGCGATCTCGCCGGCCGACCTGTACGACCGCGTGCCCTGCGGGCTCGTCACCGTCACCGCGAACGGGCGGATCATCCGCGCGAACGAGACGTTCCGAGCCTGGACCGGTCTCGGTGGGGATCGCCTGCTCGGGATGCCGCTGACCGACCTGCTCGAGCCCGGTGCACGCATCTTCCACGAGACCCGGTTCCTGCCGATCCTGCAGCTGAAAGGCGAGGTGCGCGAGGTCGCGCTGTCCATCCGGACGTCGCAGGATGCGGGCCTCCCCGTGCTGGTCAACGCGGTCGTGGATGCGGCCGGCGACGAGCCGCTCACGCACATCGCGGTGTTCGACGCCAGCCTGCGCCAGGACTACGAACGGCAACTGCTCGCCGCCCGCCGGATAGCGGAGAGCTCGGAGGCGCGCACCCGGGTACTGCAGAACGCCACTACAGCGTTCGGCGCCAGCGAGACGATCGATGGGCTGGCGCAGGCGCTGGCCACCAGCGTGCACACAGGGCTCGGAGCCACGGCGGCGGCCGTCGAGCTCGGCGGGCATGCTGCGCAGGTCGTCGGTGCGTCGCTGGACGACGCGCTGCTCCCGGAGGTCCTCGCGGACAGGATGCGGGATCGGTCCCCGGACGACGAGACCGTTCTGCTGGTCTCGGCACGCGACGCCGCTGACACGGCGGGAACGCCCGCCGCACTGCGCGCGGCACGCCTCGACACCGTCCTGCTCGCGCCGCTCGTCAGCGGCGGCACCACCGTCGGGACCCTCGCCTGCTACTTCGCCCGGCGACCGGACCTCGACGAGAGCACCACGGACCTGGTGCGCTCGCTCAGCCGACAGGCTGTGCAGACGTTCGCGCGCCTCCAGTTGCAGGCGCAGCTGGCGGTGCTGGCGCTGTACGACCCGCTGACCGGACTCGCCAACCGGAATCTCCTGCGCGAGCACCTCGCCAAAAGCATCGAGGCGGCGCTCGAGCGCAACGAACCGCTATCGTTGATCTTCGTCGACCTCGACGACTTCAAGTCGATCAACGACGACCTCGACCACACGGCGGGCGACACCGTGCTGAAGCTGATCGCCGCGCGCCTCGCGGGAGCGGTCAGGGGCGACGACCTGGTCGGTCGCTTCGGTGGCGACGAGTTCATCATCGTCTGCCGGAACACCGACTTCGAACGGGCCTCAGTGGTGGCCGAACGCGTGCGACTCGCCATCCGCCAGCCGCTCGCCGCGGACGGCTGGCAGCGCACCATCACCGCCAGCGTCGGCGTGACGGTCCGTCCCGCGGGGTCCGCCCGGCCCCTCGTCGGGAGCGACCTCTTCCGGGTGGCCGACCGGGCGATGTACCGCTCGAAGGCCCAGGGCAAGGACCAGGTCAGCGTCATCGCGCTGTAG
- a CDS encoding nuclease-related domain-containing protein, producing MRDRAPGAAVMEQVVRLQQASPPRSPLARAFGVHPLPEDAHPWFSGALGEREVGAALDRLPAGWSAFHAVPVGSGEADVDHLVVGPGGVFVINTKHHRGGSVTVYQRAVLVNGAKQPYLRNSDFEASRVRGLLLRAGIEARVQPVIAVVGAKEVRFRQQPSRATLLRAESLVRWLSRRPAVLDAATVARAAHLFDDPATWRPVASSADTTERFDAIARQVRCAQLVRAGWGVAFGLGLFAVALPFLPH from the coding sequence ATGCGTGACCGAGCCCCCGGTGCGGCGGTGATGGAGCAGGTGGTGCGCCTCCAGCAGGCGTCGCCTCCGCGCTCACCGCTGGCCCGCGCGTTCGGCGTGCACCCGCTGCCGGAGGACGCGCATCCCTGGTTCTCCGGCGCGCTCGGCGAACGCGAGGTCGGAGCAGCGCTCGACCGTCTTCCGGCCGGATGGAGCGCCTTCCATGCGGTCCCCGTCGGGTCCGGCGAGGCGGACGTCGACCATCTGGTCGTGGGCCCCGGCGGGGTCTTCGTGATCAACACCAAGCACCACCGCGGCGGGAGCGTGACCGTATATCAGCGGGCCGTGCTCGTGAACGGCGCAAAGCAGCCGTACCTCCGCAACTCCGACTTCGAGGCCTCCCGGGTGCGCGGCCTGCTGCTGCGCGCCGGCATCGAGGCGCGGGTGCAGCCGGTGATCGCCGTGGTGGGCGCGAAGGAGGTGCGTTTCCGCCAGCAGCCGTCGCGGGCGACGCTGCTGCGGGCCGAGTCTCTGGTGCGCTGGCTGAGCCGTCGCCCTGCGGTGCTGGATGCGGCGACGGTCGCGCGCGCTGCGCACCTCTTCGACGACCCGGCGACCTGGCGACCGGTGGCGTCCTCGGCCGACACGACGGAACGGTTCGATGCCATCGCGCGGCAGGTCCGCTGCGCGCAGCTCGTACGCGCCGGCTGGGGCGTGGCGTTCGGGCTCGGGCTGTTCGCCGTCGCGCTGCCGTTCCTCCCGCACTAG
- a CDS encoding copper-translocating P-type ATPase: MDENQEQLAAAHEADHAHEHEHPHAQEHPGHGGVGHAGHDHSGHAGHDHSGHAGHGHPGHAGHDHSGHAGHDPAIFRRKFWLTLLFTIPTLVFSPGLQEILGLGGPRFPGSQYIPAVFGVVIFFYGGLVFLRGAVDELRAKQPGMMTLISLAIVVAFGYSVAVTLGLPGMDFWWELATLILIMLLGHWIEMSAVMGAQDALGELAKLLPDTAERLADVHAEPESVPVADLRVGDLVRVRPGSAVPADGEIVDGRSDLDESLLTGESKPVTRAAGQQVVAGSISGSGSLVVRVTKTGGDTALAGIMKLVSDAQASKSGTQILADRAAAWLFYVALAVATVTLIVWTLLRPGDPAFVLERVVTVLIIACPHALGLAIPLVAQISTALGARNGLLIRDRHAMEDARRIDVVLFDKTGTLTEGRQGVAAIAADNADDDAVLALAAAVEAPAEHPIGAAIVREARRRGLPVVPVTGFEALGGRGASAVVDGETVVVGAPRLLTERGVQVGPAVQLAAERAAAEGQTVVYVLRGDRVAGMIALADVVRPESREAVRALRDRGIRVAILTGDSRAVADAVAAELGIDEVFAEVLPGDKSGTVAKLQSDGSRVAMVGDGVNDAPALAQADVGIAIGAGTDVAIESAGVVLASSDPRGVAKVITLSRATYRKMLQNLAWATGYNVIALPLAAGVAIGLGVVVSPAFGAVLMSLSTIVVAINAQLLRRVRL; the protein is encoded by the coding sequence ATGGACGAGAACCAGGAGCAGCTGGCCGCCGCGCACGAGGCGGATCACGCGCATGAGCACGAGCATCCCCACGCCCAGGAGCACCCCGGTCACGGGGGAGTGGGTCACGCAGGGCATGACCATTCCGGTCACGCGGGGCACGACCATTCCGGTCATGCCGGTCACGGCCACCCTGGTCACGCCGGGCACGACCATTCCGGTCACGCCGGCCACGACCCGGCGATCTTCCGGCGCAAGTTCTGGCTGACGCTCCTCTTCACCATCCCGACGCTCGTCTTCTCGCCCGGGTTGCAGGAGATCCTCGGGCTGGGCGGACCGCGCTTCCCGGGCAGTCAGTACATCCCGGCCGTCTTCGGTGTCGTCATCTTCTTCTACGGCGGTCTCGTCTTCCTCCGGGGTGCCGTCGACGAGCTGAGGGCCAAGCAGCCCGGCATGATGACGCTGATCTCGCTCGCGATCGTGGTCGCCTTCGGCTACAGCGTCGCCGTCACGCTGGGCCTTCCCGGGATGGACTTCTGGTGGGAGCTCGCGACCCTCATCCTGATCATGCTGCTCGGGCACTGGATCGAGATGTCCGCCGTGATGGGGGCGCAGGATGCCCTGGGCGAGCTGGCGAAGCTGCTGCCCGACACCGCCGAGCGTCTGGCCGACGTGCACGCCGAGCCGGAGAGCGTCCCTGTGGCCGATCTGCGCGTGGGCGACCTCGTGCGGGTGCGGCCCGGCTCCGCGGTCCCGGCCGACGGCGAGATCGTCGACGGCAGAAGCGACCTCGACGAGTCGCTGCTCACCGGCGAATCCAAGCCGGTGACACGCGCAGCGGGGCAGCAGGTCGTCGCGGGGAGCATCTCCGGCAGCGGCTCCCTGGTCGTGCGCGTCACCAAGACCGGCGGCGACACCGCGCTCGCCGGGATCATGAAGCTGGTCTCCGACGCGCAGGCCAGCAAGTCGGGAACCCAGATCCTGGCGGACCGTGCCGCCGCCTGGCTGTTCTACGTCGCGCTCGCCGTCGCGACCGTCACCCTGATCGTCTGGACGCTCCTGCGCCCGGGCGACCCGGCGTTCGTCCTTGAGCGCGTGGTCACGGTGCTGATCATCGCCTGCCCGCACGCGCTGGGGCTGGCCATCCCGCTCGTCGCACAGATCTCCACCGCGCTCGGTGCCCGCAACGGTCTGCTGATCCGTGACCGTCACGCTATGGAGGACGCCCGCCGCATCGACGTCGTCCTGTTCGACAAGACGGGCACCCTCACGGAGGGCCGCCAGGGAGTCGCCGCCATTGCGGCCGACAACGCCGACGACGACGCCGTGCTGGCGCTCGCCGCGGCGGTGGAAGCCCCTGCCGAGCACCCGATCGGGGCCGCGATCGTCCGCGAAGCGCGTCGCCGCGGTCTCCCGGTCGTGCCCGTCACAGGTTTCGAGGCACTGGGTGGTCGAGGCGCCTCGGCCGTCGTGGACGGCGAGACGGTCGTGGTCGGCGCACCGCGCCTGCTGACGGAGCGCGGCGTCCAGGTCGGACCGGCCGTTCAGCTGGCCGCCGAGCGGGCGGCCGCCGAGGGGCAGACGGTCGTCTACGTCCTCCGAGGCGACCGCGTGGCGGGCATGATCGCGCTGGCCGACGTCGTTCGTCCTGAGTCCCGCGAAGCCGTCCGCGCGCTCCGCGACCGCGGCATCCGCGTCGCAATTCTCACCGGCGACTCGCGCGCCGTGGCCGACGCCGTCGCCGCGGAGCTCGGCATCGACGAGGTCTTCGCCGAGGTGCTGCCGGGCGACAAGTCCGGAACGGTGGCGAAGCTGCAGTCCGACGGCTCCCGGGTCGCGATGGTCGGCGACGGCGTCAACGACGCACCGGCCCTGGCGCAGGCCGACGTCGGTATCGCGATCGGCGCGGGAACCGACGTCGCCATCGAGTCGGCGGGGGTCGTCCTCGCCTCCAGCGACCCGCGCGGCGTCGCGAAGGTGATCACCCTCTCCCGGGCCACCTACCGCAAGATGCTGCAGAACCTCGCCTGGGCGACCGGGTACAACGTGATCGCCCTGCCGCTGGCGGCTGGTGTCGCGATCGGGCTGGGTGTCGTCGTGTCGCCTGCCTTCGGTGCTGTGCTGATGTCGCTGTCGACGATCGTCGTCGCGATCAACGCCCAACTGCTGCGACGCGTCCGCCTGTGA
- a CDS encoding Dyp-type peroxidase: protein MANPGDQNWQRVPIDPQSVDAPLSRAAVFLVVTVADTPEALATVKDVLGGITDHVKTVGFRDLGARLSCNVGIGADLWRRITDAPPPRELHPFREIAGPVHTAVSTPGDLLFHIRAERGDFTFELERQLLDALGDAVQVVDEVTGFRYFDARDLLGFVDGTANPAGGDMADATTVGDEDPDHAGGSYVVVQKYLHDLFSWNRLPVPSQEGVIGRTKVENIELDDAEHGQKSHKTLATIVDEAGVEHDILRDNMPFGRPGHGEYGTYFIGYSRALWVIERMLERMFVGDPEGSYDRILDFSTAATGSTFFAPTRSFLESLES from the coding sequence ATGGCGAATCCCGGCGACCAGAACTGGCAGCGCGTCCCCATCGATCCGCAGAGCGTCGACGCACCCCTGTCGCGCGCCGCGGTCTTCCTGGTCGTCACCGTCGCCGACACACCGGAGGCGCTCGCCACCGTCAAGGACGTGCTCGGCGGGATCACCGACCACGTCAAGACGGTCGGCTTCCGCGACCTCGGCGCCCGCCTTTCCTGCAATGTGGGGATCGGTGCGGACCTGTGGCGCCGCATCACCGATGCGCCTCCGCCGCGCGAGCTGCATCCGTTCCGCGAGATCGCGGGGCCCGTGCACACGGCCGTGTCCACGCCCGGCGACCTGCTCTTCCACATTCGGGCGGAGCGCGGCGACTTCACGTTCGAGCTGGAGCGTCAGCTGCTCGACGCGCTGGGCGACGCGGTCCAGGTGGTGGATGAGGTCACCGGCTTCCGGTACTTCGACGCCCGCGATCTGCTCGGCTTCGTCGACGGGACCGCCAACCCGGCGGGCGGCGACATGGCGGACGCCACCACCGTCGGGGACGAGGATCCCGATCACGCCGGCGGGAGCTACGTGGTCGTGCAGAAGTACCTGCACGACCTCTTCTCGTGGAACCGGCTCCCGGTGCCGTCGCAGGAGGGTGTGATCGGCCGGACCAAGGTGGAGAACATCGAGCTGGACGACGCGGAGCACGGCCAGAAGTCGCACAAGACGCTGGCGACGATCGTCGACGAGGCAGGCGTGGAGCACGACATTCTGCGTGACAACATGCCCTTCGGGCGCCCCGGTCACGGTGAATACGGCACGTACTTCATCGGCTACTCCCGTGCGCTCTGGGTCATCGAGCGGATGCTGGAGCGGATGTTCGTCGGCGATCCGGAGGGCAGCTACGACCGCATCCTCGACTTCTCGACGGCTGCGACCGGCTCGACCTTCTTCGCGCCGACCCGCAGCTTCCTGGAGTCGCTGGAGAGCTGA
- a CDS encoding alpha/beta hydrolase, with amino-acid sequence MVRSAEAVGVLRRNSVREYGNPAGRPIVFAHGFGCSQEMWRRVVPHFEADFRVIVFDHVGAGDSDLSAYDRSKYDSLHGYADDVLEILDALDVDDVVFVGHSVSAMIGVLAANRSPGRFGQLVLVGPSARYIDDGAYVGGFTRPDIDGLLDALDANYLGWSQAVAPMIAGDPAHPEVGAELTESFCRTDPAIAAHFARVTFLSDNRADLEDVTVPTVVMQCSEDSIAPREVGWFVHEHIRDSAFVQLSASGHCPNLSGPDELADAITARLMGPTPR; translated from the coding sequence ATGGTTCGGTCGGCAGAAGCCGTCGGCGTGCTTCGGCGCAACAGCGTTCGCGAGTACGGGAATCCCGCCGGACGCCCGATCGTGTTCGCGCACGGTTTCGGGTGCAGCCAGGAGATGTGGCGCCGCGTCGTCCCGCACTTCGAGGCCGACTTCCGCGTGATCGTGTTCGATCACGTCGGGGCGGGCGACTCGGATCTGTCGGCCTACGACCGGAGCAAGTACGACTCCCTCCACGGCTACGCGGACGACGTCCTCGAGATCCTCGACGCACTGGATGTGGACGACGTGGTCTTCGTCGGGCACTCCGTCAGCGCGATGATCGGCGTCCTGGCGGCCAACCGCTCCCCCGGACGTTTCGGCCAGCTCGTCCTGGTGGGCCCCTCCGCCCGCTACATCGACGACGGCGCATACGTCGGCGGCTTCACCCGACCGGACATCGACGGCCTCCTGGACGCGCTCGACGCGAACTACCTGGGGTGGTCGCAGGCCGTCGCGCCGATGATCGCCGGCGACCCCGCGCATCCCGAGGTCGGCGCCGAGCTCACCGAGAGCTTCTGCCGCACCGATCCGGCGATCGCCGCACACTTCGCCCGCGTCACCTTCCTCTCCGACAACCGGGCGGATCTGGAAGACGTGACGGTTCCCACCGTCGTGATGCAGTGCTCGGAGGACAGCATCGCGCCCCGCGAGGTCGGCTGGTTCGTGCACGAGCACATCCGCGACAGCGCCTTCGTGCAGTTGAGCGCGAGCGGGCACTGCCCGAATCTGTCCGGTCCTGACGAACTCGCGGACGCCATCACGGCACGTCTGATGGGACCGACGCCGCGGTGA
- a CDS encoding KTSC domain-containing protein, giving the protein MEREAFDSSVIASAGYDAAVQTLEVEFASGEIYRYRLVPRRVWRELRDADSAGAYFNAVVRDRYPEEWMPHGATPAS; this is encoded by the coding sequence GTGGAGCGGGAGGCCTTCGACAGCTCGGTGATCGCATCGGCGGGATACGACGCTGCGGTCCAGACGCTGGAAGTCGAGTTCGCGTCGGGCGAGATCTACCGGTACCGCCTCGTCCCTCGCCGCGTCTGGCGCGAGCTGCGAGACGCCGACTCGGCCGGCGCGTACTTCAACGCGGTCGTCCGCGACCGGTACCCGGAGGAGTGGATGCCGCATGGCGCGACTCCGGCGTCCTGA